The DNA region CGAGAAAGCGCGGCGGCAAAACGAAAGTTTTGCCGCCGCGCTTTCTCAAGTGATTCGACTATTTTAAGAAAAACCCCTCAATTCTCAATCCTGCGCGCCATATTCATGGGTGCGCATATATTCTTCGACCTGTACGAGATTTGGCATCGCTTCCGAACAGCTCTGTCCGGAAATGGTGATCGAAGAGGAAGCCGCCGCGTATTTGAGTGCTTCCGGAACCGAAATCCCGTGGATCATGCAATAGTTGAAGGCCCCGGAATAAGAATCGCCCGCGCCAAAGGTGTTTTCGATTTTGGCGGGATAGGTGCTTCCTTCATATACCTGTCCATCCGACGTATAAACGTCCGAACCTTTTTTCCCTTTCTTAATCGAGACGATCGAAACGCCCGCTTTCAGCAGACGGTTGGCCGAAGCACGGTTGTCATGGCTGTCCGGCATATAACAGTATTCCATCACATCGAATTCCTCTCGGGTGCCAAGCACCATATCGGCCTTTTCACAGGCCATCATATAATAGATGCTCGCCTCCTGCACACTATCCCAGGTTCCCTCACGGTAGTCAAGGTCGAGTGCAATTTTTGTACCGTTCCTGCGCGCGAACTCCATGGCGAGGAAAACTGCTTCACGTGCCGGAGAATGAGAAAGCGAGGTGCCGGAAATCAGGATCATTTTGTGGGAAGCAATGTACTTCTCGTCAAGCTGCGCGCAGTCGATCTGCAAATCCGCGCAGTCGTTGCGGTAAACATAATAGTTGCTTTTACGCGGTGCGATAAATTCCCCGATTGTCAGTCCGGAACGCACACCTGGCGCGGCGAACGCGATGTGGGAAATGTCAATTCCCTTGCCTTCTAGATATCGGATGACAAACCGGCCGAGGCCATCGTCCGAAACCTTGCCGATATAACCGGTCCTGAGGCCGAGATTTGCCATTGCGACCGCCGTGTTTGCAGGAGATCCGCCGACAAATTTGGAGAAGGTCGCGATCTCTTCAATTGGCCCAAAGCCGTTTGCGTATAAATCCACCGTCGCGCGTCCAAAGGCAACGACATCGCGCGGTTTTGTGCTGTCAAACTGGATCATGCGGTTCCTCCTTATTTGCTTTCCAGCTCTGCGAGATATTCTTTGGCCTGCCTGACCGAATAGCCCTCATGCACAATCTTGCGCAGGGTTTTCACCAGCGCGGTCGGATTCTGATACTGGAATACAAACCGCCCGTAGGTAACTCCCTTTCCGCCCGCGTCGATCACGTCACGGGTCATCTGCAGATAGCTGTCGATCGTACCGCCCGGAGCGCCGCCCGCGACCAGGACCCGGGTAGGCGTCCCGCGCACCACTTTTTCAAAGTCTTCCGGACTGCCCGGATAGTTGGTCTTGATGAGATCCACGCCGAGCTCTGCCGCGACGCGGGCTGCATAGAGCACATTCTGCCACGCCATACGGTCCTCTTGGGCAATCAGGTTGCCGCGCGGATAAATATGGGTGACCAGCGGCATACCGGCCGAAGCTGCCGCCTTGCTGAACTCGCTGAGCGTGCGAATCTGTTCGGGCTGGTTGTCACCGCCAACGATACAGCCAACCGACACAGCGTCCGCGCCCATGCGCACCGCTTCTTCTATATCCGCAACGATCACATCGGCGCCCGGCTGATAAGGCGAG from Anaerotruncus rubiinfantis includes:
- a CDS encoding class I fructose-bisphosphate aldolase: MAFLGKSVRLNRLMPQGDGLYLGLTVDHAMARGVLPGLDTIADTLEKLLAGDPNAITMHKGIAEHCFEQYAGRVPLVLKCSTFSPYQPGADVIVADIEEAVRMGADAVSVGCIVGGDNQPEQIRTLSEFSKAAASAGMPLVTHIYPRGNLIAQEDRMAWQNVLYAARVAAELGVDLIKTNYPGSPEDFEKVVRGTPTRVLVAGGAPGGTIDSYLQMTRDVIDAGGKGVTYGRFVFQYQNPTALVKTLRKIVHEGYSVRQAKEYLAELESK
- the iolC gene encoding 5-dehydro-2-deoxygluconokinase; translated protein: MIQFDSTKPRDVVAFGRATVDLYANGFGPIEEIATFSKFVGGSPANTAVAMANLGLRTGYIGKVSDDGLGRFVIRYLEGKGIDISHIAFAAPGVRSGLTIGEFIAPRKSNYYVYRNDCADLQIDCAQLDEKYIASHKMILISGTSLSHSPAREAVFLAMEFARRNGTKIALDLDYREGTWDSVQEASIYYMMACEKADMVLGTREEFDVMEYCYMPDSHDNRASANRLLKAGVSIVSIKKGKKGSDVYTSDGQVYEGSTYPAKIENTFGAGDSYSGAFNYCMIHGISVPEALKYAAASSSITISGQSCSEAMPNLVQVEEYMRTHEYGAQD